From one Synechocystis sp. PCC 6803 substr. PCC-P genomic stretch:
- a CDS encoding creatininase family protein has product MQLHLSTWPEVENYLQSSSGIIFPIGSTEQHGPTGLIGTDAICAEAIAKGVGEATGAMVGPTINVGMALHHLAFPGSISLRPSTLIQVVMDYVSSLANAGFSRFYFINGHGGNIATLKAAFSETYHHLGSHGQDVRCQVGNWFMARGVYQLAKELYSDQEGSHATPSEVAVTQFVYPEAIKTAPLNSEVASGHSIYSAQDFRAHYSDGRMGSNPALATPEHGQRFYEVAVKELSESYQRFLAEN; this is encoded by the coding sequence ATGCAATTGCACCTCTCCACCTGGCCCGAAGTCGAAAATTATCTACAGTCTTCCAGCGGCATTATTTTTCCCATTGGTTCTACGGAACAGCACGGCCCCACTGGTCTGATCGGTACCGATGCCATTTGTGCGGAGGCGATCGCCAAAGGAGTGGGGGAAGCAACTGGAGCAATGGTGGGGCCAACCATTAACGTCGGCATGGCTTTGCATCATTTGGCCTTTCCCGGCAGTATTAGTTTGCGTCCCAGTACCCTGATCCAGGTTGTTATGGATTACGTCAGTAGTTTAGCCAACGCCGGTTTTAGCCGTTTTTACTTCATCAATGGCCATGGGGGAAATATTGCCACCCTCAAAGCCGCTTTTTCCGAAACCTATCACCATTTGGGCAGCCATGGCCAAGATGTCCGTTGTCAGGTGGGTAATTGGTTCATGGCCAGGGGAGTATATCAATTAGCCAAGGAACTCTACAGTGACCAAGAAGGTTCCCACGCCACCCCCAGTGAAGTGGCTGTAACCCAATTTGTTTACCCCGAAGCGATTAAAACTGCGCCGTTAAATTCGGAAGTTGCCTCAGGCCATAGTATTTATAGTGCCCAAGATTTCCGGGCCCATTATTCTGATGGCCGCATGGGCTCCAATCCGGCCCTGGCTACCCCAGAACATGGCCAACGGTTTTATGAAGTGGCAGTGAAGGAATTAAGTGAGAGCTATCAGCGGTTTTTGGCAGAAAATTAG
- a CDS encoding AI-2E family transporter — translation MNIAPVVDSLSAPAMLEELKQSPPWLRLSLLFPLFFLNGWLIYKAMGFLQPLSSLLVAAALLAFLLDIPVRILVEKGLKRPWAVASVLLIALVVISLFLLIVIPLAIDQLGQLLDNLPGWFRSGNAQLLMLQAWVNEHYANLQVDLQPLISQAIEKLSRILNSFGNQLLGLVGVTISTSINGLILLVLTIFLVLGGEKIWDGIFSWFPHPWQRDLQNLIRDTFEGYFATQAILAGILSVAQMVVFTLLQAPYAILFAITIGLSTLIPFASALSIIVISLLLMLENFWLGVKILLAAVIVGQINDNVISPRLMGNRTGLNPAWIIVSLFVGSKLGGVLGLLVAVPLASVIKATSDRLRGLPKKSGEQPAEVSVVST, via the coding sequence GTGAACATTGCCCCCGTAGTTGATAGTCTGTCTGCGCCCGCCATGTTGGAAGAACTGAAACAATCCCCCCCTTGGCTCCGGCTGAGTCTGCTCTTTCCTCTCTTTTTCCTCAACGGTTGGTTAATCTACAAAGCCATGGGTTTTTTGCAACCCCTCAGTAGTTTGTTGGTGGCGGCCGCCCTACTAGCTTTTTTATTAGATATTCCCGTCCGAATTTTGGTGGAAAAAGGTCTCAAACGACCCTGGGCGGTGGCTAGCGTTCTACTCATTGCCCTGGTCGTCATCAGTCTTTTTCTGTTAATCGTCATTCCCCTGGCGATCGACCAATTGGGACAACTGCTGGATAACTTACCCGGCTGGTTCCGTTCCGGCAACGCCCAACTGCTGATGCTACAAGCTTGGGTCAATGAGCATTACGCCAATCTCCAGGTGGACCTCCAACCCCTGATCAGTCAGGCAATTGAAAAGTTAAGCCGCATTCTCAATTCCTTTGGCAATCAACTGTTGGGGCTAGTGGGGGTCACCATTAGCACCAGTATTAATGGCTTGATCCTGTTAGTGCTGACCATTTTCCTGGTGCTGGGGGGAGAAAAAATTTGGGATGGCATTTTTAGCTGGTTTCCCCATCCTTGGCAGAGAGATTTGCAAAATTTAATTCGGGATACCTTTGAAGGATATTTTGCCACCCAGGCAATTTTAGCGGGTATTCTCTCGGTGGCTCAAATGGTTGTGTTTACCCTACTCCAAGCCCCCTATGCCATCCTTTTTGCCATTACCATCGGTCTAAGCACTTTGATTCCTTTTGCCAGTGCTTTAAGCATTATTGTCATTAGTCTGTTGCTAATGTTGGAAAACTTTTGGTTGGGGGTAAAAATTCTTTTGGCGGCGGTGATTGTGGGGCAAATTAATGATAATGTCATCTCCCCTCGTTTGATGGGTAACCGCACCGGTTTAAATCCTGCTTGGATTATTGTTTCTTTGTTTGTAGGCAGTAAATTAGGGGGAGTTTTGGGTCTGTTGGTGGCGGTGCCCCTAGCCAGCGTTATCAAAGCAACGAGCGATCGCCTGCGGGGATTACCGAAAAAATCTGGGGAACAGCCCGCTGAAGTTTCAGTGGTTTCGACCTAA
- the glk gene encoding glucokinase: MGAMGVNFLAGDIGGTKTILALVTINESSPGLARPVTLFEQTYSSPAFPDLVPMVQQFRQEAAFVLGNPISVAKACFAIAGPVIDNTCRLTNLDWHLSGDRLAQELAIAQVDLINDFAAVGYGILGLGSEDLTVLQAAPVDPSGAIAILGAGTGLGQCYVIPQGQGRYRVFASEGAHGDFAPRSPLEWQLLEYLKKKYSLGRISIERVVSGMGIAMIYEFLRHQYPERESAQFSKLYQTWNREKDQETKTVDLAAAVSQAALEGTDVLADQAMELFLGAYGAEAGNLALKLLPRGGLYVAGGIAPKIIPLLEKGSFMQGFSDKGRMQSLMGTIPVQVVLNAKVGLIGAAVCAAQS; encoded by the coding sequence ATGGGGGCCATGGGCGTAAATTTTTTGGCAGGGGATATCGGCGGCACTAAAACGATTCTGGCCCTGGTGACGATAAACGAGAGTAGCCCAGGGTTGGCCCGGCCGGTGACTCTGTTTGAACAGACCTACAGCAGTCCAGCTTTTCCCGATCTGGTGCCCATGGTGCAACAATTCCGTCAAGAAGCAGCCTTTGTGTTGGGTAACCCAATCTCCGTTGCTAAGGCCTGTTTCGCCATTGCCGGCCCTGTGATCGATAACACCTGTCGCCTCACTAATTTAGATTGGCATCTCAGCGGCGATCGCCTGGCCCAGGAATTGGCCATTGCCCAGGTTGACCTCATCAATGATTTTGCCGCTGTGGGTTACGGCATTTTAGGGCTAGGGTCAGAGGATTTAACCGTACTCCAGGCCGCTCCCGTGGATCCGTCAGGGGCGATCGCCATATTGGGAGCAGGCACCGGCTTGGGACAATGCTACGTAATTCCCCAGGGCCAAGGAAGATATCGAGTTTTTGCCTCCGAAGGAGCCCACGGTGACTTTGCCCCCCGATCGCCTTTGGAATGGCAGTTATTGGAGTATCTCAAAAAGAAGTATTCCCTAGGGCGGATTTCCATTGAACGGGTGGTATCCGGCATGGGCATCGCCATGATTTACGAATTTTTGCGGCACCAATACCCAGAACGGGAATCAGCCCAATTCAGCAAACTCTACCAAACCTGGAATCGAGAAAAGGACCAAGAAACCAAAACCGTCGATCTGGCCGCCGCCGTATCCCAAGCCGCCCTGGAAGGCACAGATGTATTGGCTGACCAAGCCATGGAACTTTTTCTCGGGGCCTATGGAGCAGAGGCAGGAAATCTTGCTTTGAAGCTACTACCCAGAGGTGGTTTGTACGTTGCCGGTGGTATTGCCCCCAAAATTATCCCTTTACTGGAAAAGGGCAGTTTTATGCAAGGCTTTAGCGACAAAGGCAGGATGCAAAGCTTAATGGGGACAATTCCCGTACAGGTGGTACTCAACGCCAAAGTTGGCCTAATTGGCGCGGCGGTTTGTGCGGCCCAGTCTTAG
- a CDS encoding chloride channel protein — translation MINGKPQPLLTRVGTWTVGGLLGGLIGSLAAVMLTESIKQTLSVISGLDPIWLLLIPLFGVALAVLVLFGLGKGQPVQTVAPREANTPGRWGSLLSWYSFPHDIARADLTGDVVNASGVEERFPWNLAPLRAIAILSTVGFGAPMGTESPAAHIGFATGTWLGSVNSALRPLVRPLAIGGGAASVSALMGIPLVGSFFMFELSGRRQIPLTPERGAAMLAGGLVGWGINVAFNLQLIRLVVPKVPPADLWNAMGATLFIGVVTGTITALTGEAIYWARGLRTKPAIRLLAGSLAMLLLAVAIAQIATPAAAFGPGGAAIVWAENIETTPYHLLAVAILRAASTTAAVLAGGCGGVFVPFLAIGDLTGRVFATIFGISGDLAGAAGAAAGIAGGYRLPLTAVAMVLGVGGPETAQITCLGTVVIAAFSGLLAARLANQVSSAIRTIGARNHG, via the coding sequence ATGATTAACGGAAAGCCCCAACCTCTCCTTACTAGAGTGGGCACATGGACTGTTGGGGGACTTTTGGGGGGTTTAATTGGTTCTCTAGCCGCAGTAATGCTGACGGAATCAATTAAACAAACTCTCAGTGTTATTTCTGGATTGGACCCCATCTGGTTATTGCTCATTCCCTTATTCGGTGTTGCTTTGGCCGTACTTGTCCTGTTTGGATTGGGTAAGGGTCAGCCTGTGCAAACCGTAGCGCCCCGGGAGGCCAATACCCCTGGTCGTTGGGGCTCTTTGCTGTCCTGGTATTCTTTTCCCCATGACATTGCCCGAGCCGATCTGACTGGCGATGTGGTGAATGCATCCGGGGTGGAAGAGCGCTTCCCCTGGAATTTAGCGCCATTGCGGGCCATTGCCATCCTTTCTACTGTGGGGTTTGGGGCTCCCATGGGAACGGAATCGCCAGCGGCCCATATTGGTTTTGCAACGGGAACTTGGTTGGGTAGTGTCAATTCAGCACTGCGCCCCTTGGTGCGACCTTTGGCGATCGGTGGCGGTGCGGCCAGTGTGTCCGCCCTAATGGGGATACCGTTGGTGGGCAGTTTTTTTATGTTTGAGTTGAGTGGACGACGGCAGATCCCGTTGACCCCAGAGCGGGGAGCGGCAATGTTGGCTGGCGGCCTGGTGGGCTGGGGCATTAATGTTGCTTTTAATTTGCAATTGATCCGGCTTGTGGTGCCCAAGGTGCCTCCGGCGGATCTTTGGAATGCCATGGGTGCGACTCTGTTTATCGGGGTGGTCACAGGTACAATTACAGCGCTGACGGGGGAAGCGATCTACTGGGCCAGAGGCCTGCGGACTAAACCTGCCATTCGCCTTCTGGCCGGTAGTTTGGCAATGTTATTACTGGCAGTGGCGATCGCCCAAATTGCTACTCCGGCGGCGGCGTTTGGTCCTGGGGGAGCAGCCATAGTCTGGGCGGAAAATATTGAAACAACTCCCTATCACCTGCTGGCCGTGGCCATACTCCGGGCCGCTTCCACCACGGCGGCGGTTTTAGCTGGGGGGTGTGGCGGTGTTTTTGTTCCTTTTTTGGCGATCGGGGACCTGACTGGTCGGGTATTTGCCACCATATTTGGAATCTCGGGAGATTTGGCTGGGGCTGCCGGGGCCGCTGCTGGCATTGCCGGTGGCTATCGACTACCGTTAACTGCGGTGGCGATGGTGCTAGGGGTGGGAGGGCCAGAAACAGCCCAAATAACATGCCTGGGCACAGTGGTGATCGCCGCCTTTTCGGGATTACTGGCCGCACGCTTAGCCAATCAAGTTTCTAGTGCCATACGAACCATCGGCGCCAGAAATCACGGCTAG
- a CDS encoding Crp/Fnr family transcriptional regulator, whose product MFVNSSPIADGLSALVGLDSQPLQFYERGDVVPPKDQGCWQIYRGILQVSQWTLGGDEVLMGWAQPGSFVGLDFSAHQRETYQIRALTDVYLRGYSLEMITNNANLCRLVLDQTLQQVRQREALLAIAGYKRVDERLQGLLNLLGQELGQPGTGGMRLSVRLTHQMLANAIGTTRVTVTRLLGEFQTQGKVSLDGDRHLVIALGN is encoded by the coding sequence ATGTTTGTGAACAGTTCCCCGATCGCCGATGGTTTAAGTGCCTTAGTAGGCTTAGACTCCCAGCCCCTCCAATTCTATGAAAGGGGTGACGTTGTTCCGCCCAAAGACCAGGGGTGTTGGCAAATTTACCGGGGGATTTTACAGGTCAGTCAATGGACCTTGGGAGGCGATGAGGTGCTGATGGGTTGGGCCCAACCCGGTAGTTTTGTGGGCTTAGATTTTAGTGCCCATCAACGGGAAACCTACCAAATTCGAGCTTTGACGGATGTATATCTGCGGGGTTATTCCCTGGAAATGATTACCAACAACGCTAATTTATGTCGCTTGGTGCTTGACCAGACCCTACAGCAGGTGAGGCAGAGGGAAGCTCTACTGGCGATCGCCGGTTATAAACGGGTGGACGAAAGACTCCAAGGCCTACTGAACTTACTAGGACAGGAATTGGGGCAACCAGGGACCGGGGGCATGCGTTTATCGGTGCGGCTCACCCATCAAATGTTAGCCAATGCCATTGGCACCACCAGGGTAACAGTCACCCGTCTGCTGGGGGAATTCCAAACCCAGGGAAAGGTCAGTTTAGACGGCGATCGCCATTTGGTCATTGCCTTGGGAAACTAG
- a CDS encoding MFS transporter has product MSEPKPSQPNFSHLEEADYTGRMRQHDRLFGLLAIAAGLIFLQGYMIAPLIPRLAEIFDVSAQEIGFIVPAYMLAYALAALFYGILSDRFGRWPVIQISIIVFITCTALTATAQTAAQMTFWRLLTGLGASGVIPLTFALIGDMFPYNQRGAKLGLVFAAMEGGMAAGSAGGAILEPFLGWQLLFIGTATAPVIVLWRLRRYGALFDAPKATKIPALATVFAGYWAVLSNFRGMRTYGYVLCNGIYHSGVYTWLGLYLSQRYEMDTLSIGLNILGYGVPGLIFSPLIGKAVDRWGRRWLIPPGLAMAAIAGLTMVPFIPPLAVTMAILVMSLGYDLTQPLFVGIVTDLAEEDTLGQTMGLKVFTLFTGFGIGSWLFGEVLHWGFEVALVAFGVMQLLSAIAAIPLFWNEKPSPINVSA; this is encoded by the coding sequence ATGTCTGAACCGAAACCAAGCCAGCCTAATTTTTCCCATTTGGAGGAAGCGGACTACACCGGGAGAATGCGACAGCACGATCGCCTCTTTGGATTGCTGGCCATTGCCGCCGGGTTAATTTTCCTGCAAGGGTACATGATTGCGCCCTTGATTCCCCGTTTAGCAGAAATTTTTGACGTATCTGCTCAGGAAATTGGCTTCATTGTGCCCGCCTACATGTTGGCCTATGCCCTAGCGGCGCTTTTTTATGGCATTTTGTCGGACCGTTTTGGCCGTTGGCCCGTCATCCAAATTTCAATCATAGTATTTATTACCTGTACCGCTTTAACTGCTACTGCTCAAACTGCAGCTCAGATGACCTTTTGGCGATTACTGACAGGACTTGGGGCCAGCGGCGTGATTCCCCTCACCTTTGCCCTCATTGGCGACATGTTTCCCTACAACCAACGGGGGGCAAAATTAGGGCTGGTGTTTGCGGCGATGGAGGGGGGCATGGCTGCCGGTTCCGCCGGGGGGGCAATTTTAGAACCCTTTCTTGGTTGGCAATTGTTGTTTATTGGCACTGCCACTGCGCCCGTGATTGTGCTCTGGCGACTGCGACGCTACGGGGCTTTGTTCGATGCCCCCAAAGCAACCAAGATCCCTGCCCTGGCAACGGTGTTTGCTGGCTATTGGGCCGTACTGTCTAATTTTCGTGGCATGCGCACCTATGGCTACGTGCTTTGCAATGGTATTTACCACTCTGGAGTGTACACTTGGCTTGGCCTTTACCTGTCCCAACGCTACGAAATGGATACCCTTAGCATTGGCCTCAATATTCTAGGTTATGGTGTCCCAGGACTGATTTTTAGCCCATTAATCGGTAAAGCAGTGGATCGTTGGGGACGACGCTGGTTAATTCCTCCCGGTTTGGCTATGGCGGCGATCGCCGGTTTGACTATGGTTCCTTTTATTCCCCCCCTCGCCGTTACCATGGCAATTCTGGTCATGTCCCTGGGCTACGACCTGACTCAACCTTTGTTTGTGGGCATTGTGACCGATTTGGCGGAAGAAGATACTTTGGGGCAAACCATGGGGCTAAAGGTGTTTACTTTATTCACCGGCTTTGGGATTGGCAGTTGGTTGTTTGGGGAAGTGCTCCATTGGGGTTTTGAAGTGGCACTGGTGGCTTTTGGCGTCATGCAATTGCTGTCGGCGATCGCCGCCATTCCCCTCTTTTGGAATGAAAAACCCAGCCCCATCAATGTCAGTGCCTGA
- a CDS encoding ABC transporter ATP-binding protein: MAAPSVKQLLRYLTPHWRAIGAGTFALFLANALGVYIPILMRDSIDDLMPPFEASDVARIVVLIVVLASLMWFIRMASRILIFGVGRQVEYELKQKIFDHLLKLEPLYFTENTIGDLINRATSDVDNIRRLVGFAVLSLINTVFAYALTIPAMFALHIPLTLLAVSVYPLMLMSVNLFSGKLRDYQLEVQEELSALSELVQEDMSGISLIKIYSQEDNERQAFQTRNQKLLQANLKLARIRNFLFPLIEGLAYLSLLILLAFGTGLIQDGSITIGDFIALIILVERLVFPTALLGFTITAYQRGEVSIQRVEAIFHTTPKILTVPQPLPFSPAQATGKITARGLNYCYPGSDLPALEQVDFTVYPGEMVAIVGPIGSGKSTLVNVLPRLLDIAPGQVFIDDYDITQIALSDLRSAIAFVPQESFLFSTTIAENIAYSDPSQTDTAIEQAAHQAHLDQEIANFPQHYQTLVGERGITLSGGQRQRAALARALILDAPLLVLDDALSSVDNQTATRILHYLARRNNTVLFVSHQLSAAAQADRIFVMDHGRIVQTGSHEELLQQSGLYQSLWQQNELEKVLS; this comes from the coding sequence ATGGCCGCCCCCAGCGTCAAGCAGTTACTTCGTTATTTAACTCCCCATTGGCGGGCGATCGGAGCTGGAACCTTTGCGCTATTTTTGGCCAATGCCCTGGGGGTTTACATTCCCATTTTGATGCGGGATAGTATTGACGATTTAATGCCCCCCTTTGAGGCATCGGACGTAGCTCGCATTGTGGTGCTAATTGTTGTTCTCGCTTCCCTAATGTGGTTTATCCGCATGGCCTCCCGCATTCTAATTTTTGGGGTGGGAAGACAGGTGGAATACGAGCTCAAACAGAAAATTTTTGACCATCTGCTCAAGTTAGAGCCCCTCTATTTCACCGAAAATACCATTGGGGATTTGATTAACCGGGCCACCAGCGATGTGGATAATATTCGTCGCTTGGTGGGTTTTGCGGTGTTGAGTTTGATCAACACTGTTTTTGCCTATGCCCTGACTATCCCGGCCATGTTTGCCCTCCACATTCCCCTCACCTTGTTGGCGGTTTCTGTTTATCCGCTGATGCTGATGAGTGTCAATCTTTTCAGCGGTAAGTTGCGAGATTATCAATTGGAGGTGCAGGAAGAGTTGTCTGCCCTGAGCGAACTGGTGCAAGAGGATATGAGCGGCATTAGTTTAATCAAAATTTATTCCCAGGAAGATAACGAACGACAGGCTTTTCAGACGAGAAACCAAAAATTGCTCCAGGCAAACCTGAAGCTGGCCCGCATTAGAAATTTTCTTTTTCCCCTCATTGAGGGTCTGGCTTACCTCAGTTTGCTCATTTTGCTGGCCTTTGGCACTGGCTTAATTCAAGATGGCAGTATCACCATTGGGGACTTCATTGCCCTGATCATTTTGGTGGAACGGTTGGTATTTCCCACTGCCCTACTTGGTTTTACCATCACCGCCTACCAACGGGGAGAAGTGAGCATTCAACGGGTGGAAGCTATTTTCCATACCACTCCGAAAATTTTAACGGTGCCCCAACCTCTGCCCTTTAGTCCGGCTCAGGCCACCGGAAAAATCACCGCCCGCGGCCTGAACTATTGCTACCCTGGTAGCGACCTGCCAGCGTTGGAGCAAGTGGACTTTACTGTTTATCCTGGAGAAATGGTGGCCATTGTGGGGCCTATCGGTTCCGGTAAATCTACGTTGGTTAATGTTTTACCCCGTTTGTTGGATATTGCCCCTGGTCAGGTGTTCATTGATGACTACGACATCACCCAAATTGCCCTCAGCGATTTACGCTCGGCGATCGCCTTTGTGCCCCAGGAAAGTTTTTTGTTCAGCACCACCATTGCCGAAAACATTGCTTACAGTGATCCTAGTCAAACTGACACGGCGATCGAGCAGGCGGCCCACCAGGCCCATTTAGACCAGGAAATTGCTAACTTTCCCCAACATTACCAAACCCTAGTGGGGGAAAGAGGCATCACCCTGTCCGGTGGCCAAAGACAGCGGGCTGCCCTAGCCAGAGCTTTAATTCTTGATGCTCCCCTGTTGGTGCTAGACGATGCCCTTTCCAGCGTGGATAACCAGACCGCCACCCGCATTTTGCATTACCTGGCCCGCCGCAATAACACGGTACTCTTTGTTTCCCATCAACTTTCCGCCGCTGCCCAAGCGGACCGCATTTTTGTCATGGACCATGGCCGCATTGTCCAAACGGGCAGCCATGAAGAACTACTGCAACAGTCAGGACTTTATCAATCCCTGTGGCAACAAAATGAGTTAGAAAAGGTTTTAAGTTGA